A section of the Pan paniscus chromosome 7, NHGRI_mPanPan1-v2.0_pri, whole genome shotgun sequence genome encodes:
- the PUF60 gene encoding poly(U)-binding-splicing factor PUF60 isoform X1 has product MEQLTLADSGLVGKEARRCRRASLPMGMPSAWWLQNEAGCLFAARQVNGQQGGGSEPAAAAAVVAAGDKWKPPQGTDSIKMENGQSTAAKLGLPPLTPEQQEALQKAKKYAMEQSIKSVLVKQTIAHQQQQLTNLQMAAQRQRALAIMCRVYVGSIYYELGEDTIRQAFAPFGPIKSIDMSWDSVTMKHKGFAFVEYEVPEAAQLALEQMNSVMLGGRNIKVGRPSNIGQAQPIIDQLAEEARAFNRIYVASVHQDLSDDDIKSVFEAFGKIKSCTLARDPTTGKHKGYGFIEYEKAQSSQDAVSSMNLFDLGGQYLRVGKAVTPPMPLLTPATPGGLPPAAAVAAAAATAKITAQEAVAGAAVLGTLGTPGLVSPALTLAQPLGTLPQAVMAAQAPGVITGVTPARPPIPVTIPSVGVVNPILASPPTLGLLEPKKEKEEEELFPESERPEMLSEQEHMSISGSSARHMVMQKLLRKQESTVMVLRNMVDPKDIDDDLEGEVTEECGKFGAVNRVIIYQEKQGEEEDAEIIVKIFVEFSIASETHKAIQALNGRWFAGRKVVAEVYDQERFDNSDLSA; this is encoded by the exons ATGGAGCAGCTGACCTTGGCTGACAGTGGCCTGGTGGGGAAGGAAGCCAGAAGATGCAGAAGGGCCTCCCTTCCCATGGGCATGCCTTCTGCCTGGTGGCTGCAGAATGAGGCCGGCTGCCTCTTTGCAGCAAGG CAGGTCAATGGCCAGCAAGGAGGGGGGTCCgagccggcggcggcggcggcagtggTGGCAGCGGGAGACAAATGGAAACCTCCACAG GGCACAGACTCCATCAAGATGGAGAACGGGCAGAGCACAGCCGCCAAGCTGGGGCTGCCTCCCCTGACGCCCGAGCAGCAGGAGGCCCTTCAGAAG GCCAAGAAGTACGCCATGGAGCAGAGCATCAAGAGCGTGCTGGTGAAGCAGACCATCGcgcaccagcagcagcagctcacCAACCTGCAG ATGGCGGCTCAGCGGCAGCGGGCGCTGGCCATCATGTGCCGCGTCTACGTGGGCTCTATCTACTATGAGCTGGGGGAGGACACCATCCGCCAGGCCTTTGCCCCCTTTGGCCCCATCAAGAGCATCGACATGTCCTGGGACTCCGTCACCATGAAGCACAAG GGCTTTGCCTTCGTGGAGTATGAGGTCCCCGAAGCTGCACAGCTGGCCTTGGAGCAGATGAACTCGGTGATGCTGGGGGGCAGGAACATCAAG GTGGGCAGACCCAGCAACATAGGGCAGGCCCAGCCCATCATAGACCAGTTGGCTGAGGAGGCACGGGCCTTCAACCGCATCTACGTGGCCTCTGTGCACCAGGACCTCTCAGACGATGACATCAAGAGCGTGTTTGAGGCCTTTGGCAAGATCAAGTCCTGCACACTGGCCCGGGACCCCACAACTGGCAAGCACAAGGGCTACGGCTTCATTG AGTACGAGAAGGCCCAGTCGTCCCAAGATGCTGTGTCTTCCATGAACCTCTTTGACCTGGGTGGCCAGTACTTGCGGGTGGGCAAGGCTGTCACACCGCCCATGCCCCTACTCACACCAGCCACGCCTGGAGGCCTCCCACCTGCCGCTGCTGTGGCAGCTGCTGCAGCCACTGCCAAGATCACAGCTCAG GAAGCAGTGGCCGGAGCAGCGGTGCTGGGTACCCTGGGCACACCTGGACTGGTGTCCCCAGCATTGACCCTGGCCCAGCCCCTGGGCACTTTGCCCCAGGCTGTCATGGCTGCCCAGGCACCTGGAGTCATCACAG GTGTGACCCCAGCCCGTCCTCCTATCCCGGTCACCATCCCCTCGGTGGGAGTGGTGAACCCCATCCTGGCCAGCCCTCCAACGCTGGGTCTCCTGGAGcccaagaaggagaaggaagaagaggagctgTTTCCCGAGTCAGAGCGGCCAGAGATGCTGAGCGAGCAGGAGCACATGAGCATCTCGGGCAGTAGCGCCCGCCACATGGTGATGCAGAAGCTGCTCCGCAAGCAGGAG TCTACAGTGATGGTTCTGCGCAACATGGTGGACCCCAAGGACATCGATGATGACCTGGAAGGGGAGGTGACAGAGGAGTGTGGCAAGTTCGGGGCCGTGAACCGCGTCATCATCTACCAAGAGAAACAAGGCGAGGAGGAGGATGCGGAAATCATTGTCAAGATCTTTGTGGAGTTTTCCATAGCCTCCGAGACTCATAAGGCCATCCAGGCCCTCAATGGCCGCTGGTTTGCTGGCCGCAAGGTGGTGGCTGAAGTGTACGACCAGGAGCGTTTTGATAACAGTGACCTCTCTGCGTGA
- the PUF60 gene encoding poly(U)-binding-splicing factor PUF60 isoform X8, with product MATATIALGTDSIKMENGQSTAAKLGLPPLTPEQQEALQKAKKYAMEQSIKSVLVKQTIAHQQQQLTNLQMAAVTMGFGDPLSPLQSMAAQRQRALAIMCRVYVGSIYYELGEDTIRQAFAPFGPIKSIDMSWDSVTMKHKGFAFVEYEVPEAAQLALEQMNSVMLGGRNIKVGRPSNIGQAQPIIDQLAEEARAFNRIYVASVHQDLSDDDIKSVFEAFGKIKSCTLARDPTTGKHKGYGFIEYEKAQSSQDAVSSMNLFDLGGQYLRVGKAVTPPMPLLTPATPGGLPPAAAVAAAAATAKITAQEAVAGAAVLGTLGTPGLVSPALTLAQPLGTLPQAVMAAQAPGVITGVTPARPPIPVTIPSVGVVNPILASPPTLGLLEPKKEKEEEELFPESERPEMLSEQEHMSISGSSARHMVMQKLLRKQESTVMVLRNMVDPKDIDDDLEGEVTEECGKFGAVNRVIIYQEKQGEEEDAEIIVKIFVEFSIASETHKAIQALNGRWFAGRKVVAEVYDQERFDNSDLSA from the exons ATGGCGACGGCGACCATAGCTCTC GGCACAGACTCCATCAAGATGGAGAACGGGCAGAGCACAGCCGCCAAGCTGGGGCTGCCTCCCCTGACGCCCGAGCAGCAGGAGGCCCTTCAGAAG GCCAAGAAGTACGCCATGGAGCAGAGCATCAAGAGCGTGCTGGTGAAGCAGACCATCGcgcaccagcagcagcagctcacCAACCTGCAG ATGGCAGCAGTGACAATGGGCTTTGGAGATCCTCTCTCACCTTTGCAATCG ATGGCGGCTCAGCGGCAGCGGGCGCTGGCCATCATGTGCCGCGTCTACGTGGGCTCTATCTACTATGAGCTGGGGGAGGACACCATCCGCCAGGCCTTTGCCCCCTTTGGCCCCATCAAGAGCATCGACATGTCCTGGGACTCCGTCACCATGAAGCACAAG GGCTTTGCCTTCGTGGAGTATGAGGTCCCCGAAGCTGCACAGCTGGCCTTGGAGCAGATGAACTCGGTGATGCTGGGGGGCAGGAACATCAAG GTGGGCAGACCCAGCAACATAGGGCAGGCCCAGCCCATCATAGACCAGTTGGCTGAGGAGGCACGGGCCTTCAACCGCATCTACGTGGCCTCTGTGCACCAGGACCTCTCAGACGATGACATCAAGAGCGTGTTTGAGGCCTTTGGCAAGATCAAGTCCTGCACACTGGCCCGGGACCCCACAACTGGCAAGCACAAGGGCTACGGCTTCATTG AGTACGAGAAGGCCCAGTCGTCCCAAGATGCTGTGTCTTCCATGAACCTCTTTGACCTGGGTGGCCAGTACTTGCGGGTGGGCAAGGCTGTCACACCGCCCATGCCCCTACTCACACCAGCCACGCCTGGAGGCCTCCCACCTGCCGCTGCTGTGGCAGCTGCTGCAGCCACTGCCAAGATCACAGCTCAG GAAGCAGTGGCCGGAGCAGCGGTGCTGGGTACCCTGGGCACACCTGGACTGGTGTCCCCAGCATTGACCCTGGCCCAGCCCCTGGGCACTTTGCCCCAGGCTGTCATGGCTGCCCAGGCACCTGGAGTCATCACAG GTGTGACCCCAGCCCGTCCTCCTATCCCGGTCACCATCCCCTCGGTGGGAGTGGTGAACCCCATCCTGGCCAGCCCTCCAACGCTGGGTCTCCTGGAGcccaagaaggagaaggaagaagaggagctgTTTCCCGAGTCAGAGCGGCCAGAGATGCTGAGCGAGCAGGAGCACATGAGCATCTCGGGCAGTAGCGCCCGCCACATGGTGATGCAGAAGCTGCTCCGCAAGCAGGAG TCTACAGTGATGGTTCTGCGCAACATGGTGGACCCCAAGGACATCGATGATGACCTGGAAGGGGAGGTGACAGAGGAGTGTGGCAAGTTCGGGGCCGTGAACCGCGTCATCATCTACCAAGAGAAACAAGGCGAGGAGGAGGATGCGGAAATCATTGTCAAGATCTTTGTGGAGTTTTCCATAGCCTCCGAGACTCATAAGGCCATCCAGGCCCTCAATGGCCGCTGGTTTGCTGGCCGCAAGGTGGTGGCTGAAGTGTACGACCAGGAGCGTTTTGATAACAGTGACCTCTCTGCGTGA
- the PUF60 gene encoding poly(U)-binding-splicing factor PUF60 isoform X9, with translation MENGQSTAAKLGLPPLTPEQQEALQKAKKYAMEQSIKSVLVKQTIAHQQQQLTNLQMAAVTMGFGDPLSPLQSMAAQRQRALAIMCRVYVGSIYYELGEDTIRQAFAPFGPIKSIDMSWDSVTMKHKGFAFVEYEVPEAAQLALEQMNSVMLGGRNIKVGRPSNIGQAQPIIDQLAEEARAFNRIYVASVHQDLSDDDIKSVFEAFGKIKSCTLARDPTTGKHKGYGFIEYEKAQSSQDAVSSMNLFDLGGQYLRVGKAVTPPMPLLTPATPGGLPPAAAVAAAAATAKITAQEAVAGAAVLGTLGTPGLVSPALTLAQPLGTLPQAVMAAQAPGVITGVTPARPPIPVTIPSVGVVNPILASPPTLGLLEPKKEKEEEELFPESERPEMLSEQEHMSISGSSARHMVMQKLLRKQESTVMVLRNMVDPKDIDDDLEGEVTEECGKFGAVNRVIIYQEKQGEEEDAEIIVKIFVEFSIASETHKAIQALNGRWFAGRKVVAEVYDQERFDNSDLSA, from the exons ATGGAGAACGGGCAGAGCACAGCCGCCAAGCTGGGGCTGCCTCCCCTGACGCCCGAGCAGCAGGAGGCCCTTCAGAAG GCCAAGAAGTACGCCATGGAGCAGAGCATCAAGAGCGTGCTGGTGAAGCAGACCATCGcgcaccagcagcagcagctcacCAACCTGCAG ATGGCAGCAGTGACAATGGGCTTTGGAGATCCTCTCTCACCTTTGCAATCG ATGGCGGCTCAGCGGCAGCGGGCGCTGGCCATCATGTGCCGCGTCTACGTGGGCTCTATCTACTATGAGCTGGGGGAGGACACCATCCGCCAGGCCTTTGCCCCCTTTGGCCCCATCAAGAGCATCGACATGTCCTGGGACTCCGTCACCATGAAGCACAAG GGCTTTGCCTTCGTGGAGTATGAGGTCCCCGAAGCTGCACAGCTGGCCTTGGAGCAGATGAACTCGGTGATGCTGGGGGGCAGGAACATCAAG GTGGGCAGACCCAGCAACATAGGGCAGGCCCAGCCCATCATAGACCAGTTGGCTGAGGAGGCACGGGCCTTCAACCGCATCTACGTGGCCTCTGTGCACCAGGACCTCTCAGACGATGACATCAAGAGCGTGTTTGAGGCCTTTGGCAAGATCAAGTCCTGCACACTGGCCCGGGACCCCACAACTGGCAAGCACAAGGGCTACGGCTTCATTG AGTACGAGAAGGCCCAGTCGTCCCAAGATGCTGTGTCTTCCATGAACCTCTTTGACCTGGGTGGCCAGTACTTGCGGGTGGGCAAGGCTGTCACACCGCCCATGCCCCTACTCACACCAGCCACGCCTGGAGGCCTCCCACCTGCCGCTGCTGTGGCAGCTGCTGCAGCCACTGCCAAGATCACAGCTCAG GAAGCAGTGGCCGGAGCAGCGGTGCTGGGTACCCTGGGCACACCTGGACTGGTGTCCCCAGCATTGACCCTGGCCCAGCCCCTGGGCACTTTGCCCCAGGCTGTCATGGCTGCCCAGGCACCTGGAGTCATCACAG GTGTGACCCCAGCCCGTCCTCCTATCCCGGTCACCATCCCCTCGGTGGGAGTGGTGAACCCCATCCTGGCCAGCCCTCCAACGCTGGGTCTCCTGGAGcccaagaaggagaaggaagaagaggagctgTTTCCCGAGTCAGAGCGGCCAGAGATGCTGAGCGAGCAGGAGCACATGAGCATCTCGGGCAGTAGCGCCCGCCACATGGTGATGCAGAAGCTGCTCCGCAAGCAGGAG TCTACAGTGATGGTTCTGCGCAACATGGTGGACCCCAAGGACATCGATGATGACCTGGAAGGGGAGGTGACAGAGGAGTGTGGCAAGTTCGGGGCCGTGAACCGCGTCATCATCTACCAAGAGAAACAAGGCGAGGAGGAGGATGCGGAAATCATTGTCAAGATCTTTGTGGAGTTTTCCATAGCCTCCGAGACTCATAAGGCCATCCAGGCCCTCAATGGCCGCTGGTTTGCTGGCCGCAAGGTGGTGGCTGAAGTGTACGACCAGGAGCGTTTTGATAACAGTGACCTCTCTGCGTGA
- the PUF60 gene encoding poly(U)-binding-splicing factor PUF60 isoform X2, which translates to MEQLTLADSGLVGKEARRCRRASLPMGMPSAWWLQNEAGCLFAARQVNGQQGGGSEPAAAAAVVAAGDKWKPPQGTDSIKMENGQSTAAKLGLPPLTPEQQEALQKAKKYAMEQSIKSVLVKQTIAHQQQQLTNLQMAAVTMGFGDPLSPLQSMAAQRQRALAIMCRVYVGSIYYELGEDTIRQAFAPFGPIKSIDMSWDSVTMKHKGFAFVEYEVPEAAQLALEQMNSVMLGGRNIKVGRPSNIGQAQPIIDQLAEEARAFNRIYVASVHQDLSDDDIKSVFEAFGKIKSCTLARDPTTGKHKGYGFIEYEKAQSSQDAVSSMNLFDLGGQYLRVGKAVTPPMPLLTPATPGGLPPAAAVAAAAATAKITAQEAVAGAAVLGTLGTPGLVSPALTLAQPLGTLPQAVMAAQAPGVITGVTPARPPIPVTIPSVGVVNPILASPPTLGLLEPKKEKEEEELFPESERPEMLSEQEHMSISGSSARHMVMQKLLRKQESTVMVLRNMVDPKDIDDDLEGEVTEECGKFGAVNRVIIYQEKQGEEEDAEIIVKIFVEFSIASETHKAIQALNGRWFAGRKVVAEVYDQERFDNSDLSA; encoded by the exons ATGGAGCAGCTGACCTTGGCTGACAGTGGCCTGGTGGGGAAGGAAGCCAGAAGATGCAGAAGGGCCTCCCTTCCCATGGGCATGCCTTCTGCCTGGTGGCTGCAGAATGAGGCCGGCTGCCTCTTTGCAGCAAGG CAGGTCAATGGCCAGCAAGGAGGGGGGTCCgagccggcggcggcggcggcagtggTGGCAGCGGGAGACAAATGGAAACCTCCACAG GGCACAGACTCCATCAAGATGGAGAACGGGCAGAGCACAGCCGCCAAGCTGGGGCTGCCTCCCCTGACGCCCGAGCAGCAGGAGGCCCTTCAGAAG GCCAAGAAGTACGCCATGGAGCAGAGCATCAAGAGCGTGCTGGTGAAGCAGACCATCGcgcaccagcagcagcagctcacCAACCTGCAG ATGGCAGCAGTGACAATGGGCTTTGGAGATCCTCTCTCACCTTTGCAATCG ATGGCGGCTCAGCGGCAGCGGGCGCTGGCCATCATGTGCCGCGTCTACGTGGGCTCTATCTACTATGAGCTGGGGGAGGACACCATCCGCCAGGCCTTTGCCCCCTTTGGCCCCATCAAGAGCATCGACATGTCCTGGGACTCCGTCACCATGAAGCACAAG GGCTTTGCCTTCGTGGAGTATGAGGTCCCCGAAGCTGCACAGCTGGCCTTGGAGCAGATGAACTCGGTGATGCTGGGGGGCAGGAACATCAAG GTGGGCAGACCCAGCAACATAGGGCAGGCCCAGCCCATCATAGACCAGTTGGCTGAGGAGGCACGGGCCTTCAACCGCATCTACGTGGCCTCTGTGCACCAGGACCTCTCAGACGATGACATCAAGAGCGTGTTTGAGGCCTTTGGCAAGATCAAGTCCTGCACACTGGCCCGGGACCCCACAACTGGCAAGCACAAGGGCTACGGCTTCATTG AGTACGAGAAGGCCCAGTCGTCCCAAGATGCTGTGTCTTCCATGAACCTCTTTGACCTGGGTGGCCAGTACTTGCGGGTGGGCAAGGCTGTCACACCGCCCATGCCCCTACTCACACCAGCCACGCCTGGAGGCCTCCCACCTGCCGCTGCTGTGGCAGCTGCTGCAGCCACTGCCAAGATCACAGCTCAG GAAGCAGTGGCCGGAGCAGCGGTGCTGGGTACCCTGGGCACACCTGGACTGGTGTCCCCAGCATTGACCCTGGCCCAGCCCCTGGGCACTTTGCCCCAGGCTGTCATGGCTGCCCAGGCACCTGGAGTCATCACAG GTGTGACCCCAGCCCGTCCTCCTATCCCGGTCACCATCCCCTCGGTGGGAGTGGTGAACCCCATCCTGGCCAGCCCTCCAACGCTGGGTCTCCTGGAGcccaagaaggagaaggaagaagaggagctgTTTCCCGAGTCAGAGCGGCCAGAGATGCTGAGCGAGCAGGAGCACATGAGCATCTCGGGCAGTAGCGCCCGCCACATGGTGATGCAGAAGCTGCTCCGCAAGCAGGAG TCTACAGTGATGGTTCTGCGCAACATGGTGGACCCCAAGGACATCGATGATGACCTGGAAGGGGAGGTGACAGAGGAGTGTGGCAAGTTCGGGGCCGTGAACCGCGTCATCATCTACCAAGAGAAACAAGGCGAGGAGGAGGATGCGGAAATCATTGTCAAGATCTTTGTGGAGTTTTCCATAGCCTCCGAGACTCATAAGGCCATCCAGGCCCTCAATGGCCGCTGGTTTGCTGGCCGCAAGGTGGTGGCTGAAGTGTACGACCAGGAGCGTTTTGATAACAGTGACCTCTCTGCGTGA